GGGGATCGTCGTCATGCGGAGCGGCGAGAACGCCCTCGACGTCATCGACCGGGTGAAGGCGAAGCTCAGGGAGATCGAGCCGGGGCTGCCGCCGGGCGTGAAGGTCGTCCCCGTGTACGATCGCTCCGAGCTGATTCGCCGGTCGATCGACAACGTGAAGCAGACGAGCCTCGAGGTCGTCTGCACCGTCGCGCTCATCATCCTTCTCTTCCTCTGGCACATTCCCAGCTCGATCATCCCGATCGTCACCATCCCGGTGGCGGTGCTCCTGTCGTTCATTCCCTTCCGGATGCTCGGCATCAGCGCCAACATCATGTCCCTCACGGGAATCGTCATCGCCTTCAGCGAGCTGATCGACGCCTCGATCGTGGTCGTGGAGCAGACGCACAAGAAGCTGGAGCTGTGGGAGAGGGACGGGCGCCGGGGAGACTACCGCGCCGTCGTGCTCGGCGCGGTGAAGGAGGTCGCCGGGCCCACCTTCTTCGCGCTCCTGGTGGTGGCGATCTCATTCCTCCCCGTGCTGACCCTGGAAGCCCAGGAAGGGCGGCTCTTCAGGCCGCTCGCCTGGACGAAGACCCTCGCCATGGTCATCGCGGCCGTCCTCGCCATCACCCTGGATCCTGCTCTCCGGATGCTCCTCACGCGGCGCGATGCATTCCGGTTTCGGCCCGCGTGGCTCGCGAGGCTGGCGACCGTCACGCTGGTCGGGAAGATCCGCCAGGAGGAGCGGCATCCGATCAACCGGGCTCTCATGGGGGTGTACGAGCCGATCGTCCGCTGGACCCTGCGATGGAAGGTGGCCGTCGTAGGCGCCGCGATCGCGCTCGTCGTGGCGACCGTGCCGGTTTTCTTCGCGCTGGGGTCGGAGTTCATGCCGCCCCTCGACGAGGGCGTCATCCTCTACATGCCGTCGACGATGCCCGGGATCTCGGTCGCGCAGGCCGAAGCGCTGCTCCAGGCTTCCGATCGCATTCTCGAGTCGTTCCCCGAGGTCGACCACGTGCTCGGAAAGGCGGGCCGCGCCGAGACGGCGACGGATCCGGCGCCTCTCTCGATGCTGGAGACGGTCGTCTCCCTGAAACCGCGCTCCCAGTGGCGGCACGTCTCCACCTGGTACTCCGAATGGGCCCCCGAGTGGGCCGCGAGACTCCTGCGGCACGTGACCCCCGACACGATCTCCCAGGATCAGCTGATCGGGAGGATGAACGCGGCGCTCTCGATTCCCGGGATGACCAACTCGTGGACGATGCCGGTCCGGGGGCGGATCGACATGCTGACGACCGGCTTGCGCACGCCGATCGGTCTGAAGATCTCGGGCGCCGATCTCGACGGGATCGAGGGGGTCGGGACCGAGATCGAGAAGCTCCTCCCCGGGGTCGTCGGCACGCGGGGAGTCTTCGCGGAGCGCACGGGCGGCGGGTATTTCGTCGACATCCGATGGAACCGCGAGCGCATGGCCCGCTATGCGCTGAGCATCGTCGACGTGCAGCGCGTGGTCGAGAACTCGATCGGCGGCGAGAACATCTCCACGGTGGTGGACGGCCGCGCGCGCTACCCGGTGAACGTACGGTACAAGCGTGACTTTCGCAGCGACATCGGGGCCCTGAAACGCGTCCTCGTGCCGGTGGGGGGGGAGCGGCGCGTGACGCTCGGCGATCTCGCGGACATCCAGGTCAGCCGGGGCCCCTCGATGATTCGCGACGAGGACGGACTCCTGACGGGGTATGTCTACGTCGATGTCGAGGGGAGGGACCCGGCCTCCTACGTCGCCGAAGCCGGAGAGCTGCTCCGCCGGAAGCTGCAGCTCCCCTCGGGCTGCTCGGTCTCCTGGAGCGGTCAATACGAGGCGATGCAGCGGGTCCGGGAGAGGTTGAAGACCGTCGTCCCGCTGACGCTGGCGCTCGTCGTCGTTCTCCTCTTCCTGAACACGCGCTCGCTCGTGAAGACGATGATCATCCTGCTCGCCGTACCCTTCTCGGCGGTCGGCGCGATCTGGTTCCTGTACGTGGCCGGATACAACATGAGCGTTGGTGTCTGGGTGGGGCTCATCGCCCTCCTCGGAGTGGACGCGGAGACGGGCGTCTTCATGCTGCTGTACCTCGACCTGGCCCACGAGGACGCGCGGCAACGCGGCCGTCTCCGCAATCTCTCCGAGCTGCGCGAGGCCATCGTGCACGGGGCGGCGAAGCGGTTGCGGCCGAAGTTCATGACCTTCGCCACGATGTGCATCGGGCTCTTCCCCGTCATGTGGGCCACGGGCACCGGGTCCGACGTCATGAAGCGCATCGCCGCGCCGATGGTCGGAGGGATCTTCACCTCGTTCATCCTCGAGCTGCTCGTGTATCCCGCGATCTACGAGATCTGGAGGGGCCGCCACGTTCCGAAAGACGCGACCGCGGGCGCTTTCCCGGCAGCGGGGCAGGAGGGCGGCCTGACGGCGGTGACGCCGTAGCGCCCGGTCCGGGCCGCGGGGCTCAGGCGGCGTAGCCCTTGAGCTTCGCCTCCTCCTTCACGTCGGCCGTGAGGTCGCGCGTGCCGATCTCGACCCCGACCTTCCGGAGGAAGTCGTTCGGCGGCGTGCCGCCGGCGAAGACCCAGGCGTAGTCGTTGGGGATCTCCTGCACCGGCCCCTTCACGTCGAGAAGCACGGAGGGCTGACGGAATTCGACCGGATTCGACTCGAAGATCACCCGGATCATCTTCTTCCGGATGCACTCCTCGATTCGCAGGGCGTTGCGCTCCTTGATGCGGCTGAACGCCTCCTTGCGGTACGACAGCGTCACCTGGTTCCCCTTCTGGTGGGCGAGTCCCATCGCGGCCTCGATCGCGCTGTCGCCGCCCCCGACGACCAGGATCTTCGCGTTCGTGTAGGCCTCGGCCTCGATCAGGCTGTACATCACCTTGGGGAGATCCTCGCCGGCGACGCCGAGCTTCTTCGGCGTGCCGCGGCGGCCGAGGGCGAGAATGACGCTTCGTGAGCGGTGCACTCCCTTCGAGGTCTGGACCGTGAAGACGCCGTCCCCGCCCCTGGTGATCTCCTCGACCTTTTCGTGAGTGCGCACGTTGAGATCGGCCCTCTTCGAGAGACCTCCCCAGAACGAGAGCAGCTCTTCCTTGGAGATCTCCAGCTTCTTGAACTTGCCGTACATGGGGAACTCAACGGGGCTGGTCATCACGAGCTTCTGGCGCGGGTACTTGGCCACCGTCCCGCCGAACTCGTCCTGTTCGACGGTCACGTGCGTGATCTTGTTCTCGATGGCGCGCAGCGAGGCGCTGATGCCGCCCGGACCCGCGCCGACGATGCAGACGTCGACGACACCGGGCGCCAGCTTCGCCATCTTCCCTTCCTTGATCCGCCTGGCGATGGTGTCGATGCAATCGCGCCCCTGGTTCACCGCGTTCTTGACCAGCGCCAGCCCGCCCAGCTCTCCGACGACGAACATGTTCCTGACGCTCGTCTCGAACTCCGGCGTCAGTCTCGGCAGGTCCGCCCCCATCGCGGGGCTGGCCATGACGATGGCGATGGCGCCGACCGGGCAGGCCTCGGCGCACAGCCCGTGACCGATGCACTTGTGGCCGTTGATGATGGAGGCCTTGCCGCCGATCACGCCGAGGACGTCCCCTTCCGGGCAGACGTCGGTGCACGCGCCGCAGCCGATGCACTGGCCTACGTCGATGTAGGGATGCTGGGCTTTCGGCCCCTCGGAGAAAAGTTTTCCCTTCTCGGCGCCGGCGCGCGCTAGCTCTTCCTTTTTCTTTCTGCTCCTGATGTGCGAGATCTCCGCCAGGACGAACACGAGCGCGAGGAGCACGTACGTCAGGCCGTTCATCATGTCCCGTCCATCCTTCCGCCTGGGGAGGGCTCCCGGGCCCCCGACCACTCCCTGCAATATGGACGACGTCCGGCGCGGCGTCCAAGGCGGCGCCGCGCCCAATCGCAGGGGGAAGCGCACCCCTTCGAAACCGGCGTCCGGCGCCGCGCCTCCGCACGCGATGGGGAAGCCCGTGAATCCCGGGTTTCCGCTCCTGCCGCAATGAACCGTCGAGAACCCTGAAATGCCGCACGACCCCGACATCGGACGCGGGCGGGCCGCAGGCCGCCCGCAGCCTGCCCGTCCGGAGGCTCAGTTCCGCCGCTGGTCGGCGTTGAGTTTCCAGTCGTAGTCGAGGAACTCGATCTTGATTCCGGAGCCCGCGGCGCGAATCGCGGCGGCGACGTCGGCGCGCGCGTAGGCGGCGACGAACTCGGGAATCGTGGTGGCGCGAGGCCGCCATCCCTCCGCCGTGAAGTCCTGCCCGTACCACTTGAAGTAGCTCGAGAGGTACAGGACGCCGTGCTCCATGCGCACCTGCCTCGGATCGGAGAGAAATCTCCTCGCCGCGGCGTCGAGCTGGTCGTCGAGGCGCGCGCCGTCCCACGCGACGGAGGCCAGCGGGGCGCAGGACATCGAGGCGCAGTTCACCGCGAAGTGGATCCGCGGGTCCTTGAAGAACGGGCGAAGGAGGTTGTGCTCAATCGCGTCGAGGGTGAGGTCGTGACCGGCGACCCGGTGGGCGCGCCTGTCCCAGACGCCGTCAATCTCCCGGATCGACGCGACGGACGGGTTGTCGAGAATCGACCGGACGGTCAGCGCGTTGTAGGCGTTGATGAGGACCGCCTCGAGCTGCGGACCGGCGAGCGACGACGGTTCGACCGACGCCACGCGCGCGAGGTACCCGTCCAGCTCCGCGCGGTGCTCCCGGAAGTACGCGTAGTCGACGAGGCCGTCGCGCGTCCCGGCGGCGAGAAGCCTCCCCCAGTCCGCGTGGTCGAACGAGGCGCTCCCTCTCTCGATCGCGGCACGCACCTCCGAAGCGATCTCCCCGGTCGCTGGAGCGCTGGCCGGAGCTCCGCACGCGGTCGCGAGGACGGCGACGAGCGCGAGGGAAGGGACGAGGGGGAGGGCGTAGCGGGAGCCGAGGAGCGGAGTCGGTCGCATTCCGGCATTCTAGGCCGGGACCTCCTCTTCGTCGCTGAGGTAGCGGATCTTGTACGCCGTGACCCGGTTCCTGCCGTTCTCCTTCGAGAGGTAGAGCGCCTGATCGGCGGCGCCGAGCAGCTCGTTCGTCGTCCGGCCGTCGTCGCCGAGCGTGGCGACGCCGCCGCTGATCGTGACCGCGCCGAGCGGCTGCGAGGCGGCGTTCGGGAATGGATGCGACTCGAGCTTGCGCCGGATCTTCTCGGCCATCGCGACGGCGTTCTCCTTGGTCGTGTTCGGGAGGACGACGACGAACTCCTCGCCGCCATATCGCGCCGCGGTGTCCTCCTCGCGGACCTCCCCCTTCACGAGGCCGCCGACCATGCGGAGGACCTCGTCGCCGGCGAGATGGCCCTGCGAGTCGTTGTAGTGCTTGAAGTGGTCGATGTCGAAGATGAAGACCGAGAGAGGCTGATCGTTCTGCTCCGCGTCGTGGATCTGCGTGCCGAGCTTCGGAAGGAGGTAGCGCTTCGTGAAGAGCTTCGTGAGCTGATCCGAGTTGGCCATGGATTCGAACGACGTGTAGAGCGAGTAGTTGAAGACGGCGAGCGAGCCGAGGTCGGCGACCATCTTGATCATGCGCTTGTGGTCGGAGGGCCGGCGCGAAATTCCGCCGACGCAGATGACGCCGAGGCACTCGTTCTCGTACGACATCGGAGCGATCAGCTCGATCGCCATCGATGGATCGAACGCGAGATCGACGTTCTGGCGCATGCGCCCGCCCGTCTGCTGGTGGAAGTCCTCCTTGTCCATCGTGACCTGGTGAGTCGCGACCCAGCCGATCATCCCGTCGGTCATCGTCATCCGCATTCCGAGCGGCACGCGATCTGGGACCCCCTTCTTGAACGCGAGGTAGAGGAATTTCTCCTCGCGGTTCGTGAAGAAGACAAGGATCTGCGATGGCTCGAAGATGTGCTCGAGGACGTTCGCGAGGAGGGGCGCGATGTTGCGCTTCTCGAGATGCGAGTTCAGCCGGCGCGCGACGTCGGGGAGCATGACGAGGAAGGCGGAGAGATTCTTGTTCTCGGCCTGGGTGCGCTGCATGGCGACGCTCATCTCGTCCGCGCGGCGCGACAGATCGTCCGCCTTCGCCTTGAAGGAGTTGAGATCGGGGGTGAGTCGCAGCCTCATCACGAACATGCCGAGCCCGGCGCCCACGACGAGGAGGAGTGCGCCCAGCAACAGGGTGAGGGAACTATCCATGCCCCAACCCTCCCGTTCGACTATGCACGTTCGCCCCTTTCAGATATGTCCCGTAGAAGCAAGGCCAGTATACCCGCGGGGCGTGAAGCCGGCAAACGGAACAGACTGA
This is a stretch of genomic DNA from Acidobacteriota bacterium. It encodes these proteins:
- a CDS encoding efflux RND transporter permease subunit; the protein is MIDRVVDFSVRNKTLVFAVVAIACLAGVWALRTVPLDAMPDLGDTQVIVFSRWDRSPDVIEDQVTYPIVSAMLGAPHVKTVRGYSDFGYSYVYVIFDDGTDLYWARSRTLEYLSGVLPGLPEGVKTELGPDATGLGWVFQYALVDDSATHSLADLRSFQDWNLRYQLKSVRGVAEVAPVGGFTRQFQVNLDPGRLLAYGISARRVAEVVREGNYEAGGRLLEFGGAEYMVRGRGYARSIEDFGNIVVKASEDGTAIRVKDVGEVSLGPDIRRGVADLDGRGEVVSGIVVMRSGENALDVIDRVKAKLREIEPGLPPGVKVVPVYDRSELIRRSIDNVKQTSLEVVCTVALIILLFLWHIPSSIIPIVTIPVAVLLSFIPFRMLGISANIMSLTGIVIAFSELIDASIVVVEQTHKKLELWERDGRRGDYRAVVLGAVKEVAGPTFFALLVVAISFLPVLTLEAQEGRLFRPLAWTKTLAMVIAAVLAITLDPALRMLLTRRDAFRFRPAWLARLATVTLVGKIRQEERHPINRALMGVYEPIVRWTLRWKVAVVGAAIALVVATVPVFFALGSEFMPPLDEGVILYMPSTMPGISVAQAEALLQASDRILESFPEVDHVLGKAGRAETATDPAPLSMLETVVSLKPRSQWRHVSTWYSEWAPEWAARLLRHVTPDTISQDQLIGRMNAALSIPGMTNSWTMPVRGRIDMLTTGLRTPIGLKISGADLDGIEGVGTEIEKLLPGVVGTRGVFAERTGGGYFVDIRWNRERMARYALSIVDVQRVVENSIGGENISTVVDGRARYPVNVRYKRDFRSDIGALKRVLVPVGGERRVTLGDLADIQVSRGPSMIRDEDGLLTGYVYVDVEGRDPASYVAEAGELLRRKLQLPSGCSVSWSGQYEAMQRVRERLKTVVPLTLALVVVLLFLNTRSLVKTMIILLAVPFSAVGAIWFLYVAGYNMSVGVWVGLIALLGVDAETGVFMLLYLDLAHEDARQRGRLRNLSELREAIVHGAAKRLRPKFMTFATMCIGLFPVMWATGTGSDVMKRIAAPMVGGIFTSFILELLVYPAIYEIWRGRHVPKDATAGAFPAAGQEGGLTAVTP
- a CDS encoding NAD(P)-binding domain-containing protein, with product MMNGLTYVLLALVFVLAEISHIRSRKKKEELARAGAEKGKLFSEGPKAQHPYIDVGQCIGCGACTDVCPEGDVLGVIGGKASIINGHKCIGHGLCAEACPVGAIAIVMASPAMGADLPRLTPEFETSVRNMFVVGELGGLALVKNAVNQGRDCIDTIARRIKEGKMAKLAPGVVDVCIVGAGPGGISASLRAIENKITHVTVEQDEFGGTVAKYPRQKLVMTSPVEFPMYGKFKKLEISKEELLSFWGGLSKRADLNVRTHEKVEEITRGGDGVFTVQTSKGVHRSRSVILALGRRGTPKKLGVAGEDLPKVMYSLIEAEAYTNAKILVVGGGDSAIEAAMGLAHQKGNQVTLSYRKEAFSRIKERNALRIEECIRKKMIRVIFESNPVEFRQPSVLLDVKGPVQEIPNDYAWVFAGGTPPNDFLRKVGVEIGTRDLTADVKEEAKLKGYAA
- a CDS encoding DUF547 domain-containing protein; translated protein: MRPTPLLGSRYALPLVPSLALVAVLATACGAPASAPATGEIASEVRAAIERGSASFDHADWGRLLAAGTRDGLVDYAYFREHRAELDGYLARVASVEPSSLAGPQLEAVLINAYNALTVRSILDNPSVASIREIDGVWDRRAHRVAGHDLTLDAIEHNLLRPFFKDPRIHFAVNCASMSCAPLASVAWDGARLDDQLDAAARRFLSDPRQVRMEHGVLYLSSYFKWYGQDFTAEGWRPRATTIPEFVAAYARADVAAAIRAAGSGIKIEFLDYDWKLNADQRRN
- a CDS encoding diguanylate cyclase, producing the protein MDSSLTLLLGALLLVVGAGLGMFVMRLRLTPDLNSFKAKADDLSRRADEMSVAMQRTQAENKNLSAFLVMLPDVARRLNSHLEKRNIAPLLANVLEHIFEPSQILVFFTNREEKFLYLAFKKGVPDRVPLGMRMTMTDGMIGWVATHQVTMDKEDFHQQTGGRMRQNVDLAFDPSMAIELIAPMSYENECLGVICVGGISRRPSDHKRMIKMVADLGSLAVFNYSLYTSFESMANSDQLTKLFTKRYLLPKLGTQIHDAEQNDQPLSVFIFDIDHFKHYNDSQGHLAGDEVLRMVGGLVKGEVREEDTAARYGGEEFVVVLPNTTKENAVAMAEKIRRKLESHPFPNAASQPLGAVTISGGVATLGDDGRTTNELLGAADQALYLSKENGRNRVTAYKIRYLSDEEEVPA